A region of the Pseudomonas asiatica genome:
ACCGTTGGCCAAGGTTGCCGTGCATCGAATGGGAACACCTGGGCCGATGGCAACAGCAGGTAATCGTAACGCTCGAACAGCTGGCCCAGCGCGCGGTACCAGTCGCTGCGGGCCACCGAAGCCTGGTACACCGCCGCCGCGCTCAGTTGCAGGCCACCCTCCACCTCCCACTGCGCCTCGGGCTTGAGCAGCGCGCGCTTGCCCGGGTCGGCATAGGCGGCAGCGAGGTTGCCGTGCACCAGGAAGTGGCGATGGGTCAGCCAGCACTGCCACAAACGCGCCAGGTCGAACACCGGCTGGCAGGCCTCGACCCGGCAGCCCAGTTCGGCGAAGTCTGCCAGGGCCGCTTCGCACAGGCCCAGCACCCCGTCATCCATCGCCAGGTAGCCGTTGTAGTCGCCCAGCCAGCCAACCCGCACGCCGCGGAAATCGCGCTGCAACCCGGCGGCAAAATCGCGCCGGCCCTCGCCCAGCGACAACGGCGCCCGCGCATCGAAGCCCGCCTGGGTCGACAACAGCCGCGCCACATCCACCACGCTGCGGCCCATCGGCCCCTCGGTGGCCAGCTGCTGCACGAACAGTTCCGGCACCGGCCCGTGGGGTACGCGGCCCTGCGACGGGCGCAGGCCATACACGTTGTTGAACGCCGCCGGGTTGCGCAGCGAGCCCATCATGTCGCTGCCGTCGGCGACCGGCAGCAGGCGCATGGCCAGCGCCGCCGCCGCCCCACCGCTGCTGCCCCCGGCCACCTTGCCCGGGTCGTAGGCGTTGGTGGTGGTGCCGAACAGGGTGTTGTAGGTCTGCGAACCGAGGCCGAATTCCGGCACATTGCTCTTGCCCACGATCAGCGCACCACTGGCCCGCACCCGCGCCACACTGATCGCGTCCTGCTCGGGCACCTGCTCGGCGAACAGCGGCGAGCCCAACGTGGTGCGCAGCCCGGCAGTGGCGGCCAGGTCCTTGACCGCCTGGGGCATGCCATGCATCCAGCCGCGCGAATGGCCACGGCCCAGCTCGCGGTCACGCTCATCGGCCTCGGCCAGCAGTGCCTCGGCCGGGCGCAGCGATACCAGCGCATTGACCTGCGGGTTGAAGCGTTCGATATGCGCCAGATAAGCCTGCATCACCTCCCGGCACGACATCTGGCGGGCATGGATGGCCCGGGACAATGCCTCGGCATCGAGGGCAACGATGGGGTCGATGGCTAGCGGCATCACGGTTTCACTCCAAGGTTGAAAGCGGCAGGCTTGCCCGCACGTGGGGCTTCCTTCAGGCAATAGGTGCCCAGCAGTGTCAGCAGGCAGGCGAACAGCACATAGAACGACGGCGCCACCGGTGTACCGAGCACCTTGCTCAGCCAGGTGACGATCAACGGGGCGAAGCCGCCGAACACCATCACCGCCACGTTATAGGCCACCGACACACCGGTAGAACGCACCTCGACCGGGAACTGCTCGGCCAGGGCCGTGGGCGCCGGCCCGAAGAAGCCACCGATGGCGGTGCACAACAGCAGTTGCATCACCAGCAGGCGCTCCAGCGACGGCGCGGCAGCCACCCACACATACAACGGGTAGACCATGACGAAGAACGCCAGGGTGAAGGCCATCAGCACCGGGCGCCGCCCCAGCCGGTCAGACAACGCCCCGGACAGCGGGATCACCACGGTCATCAGCCCAACCGCAAGCATCTGCACCAGCAGCACCTGATCCAGCGGCAGGCCGAGGTTCTTGTGGGCGAAGGTCGGCATGTTCACCAGCACCACGTAGAACGACACCGTCGCGCCACAGGCCAGGCCCATCGATACCAACAGGCTGCGCCGATGCTCACGCAGCACCTGCCACAGGCTGGGCGACTGGCCCTTGGCCTGGCGGCGCGCCTCGATGAATTCCTCGGGCTCTTCCATGTGCTTGCGAATCCACAGCCCCACCGGGCCGATCAGCAGGCCGAGCACGAACGGGATACGCCAACCCCAGCTGTCCAGCGCCGCAGGCGTGCACAAGTGGGTGACCAGGGCCACCATCGCCGCCCCGGAGAACACCGCCAGGCACTGCCCCACCAGCTGCCACGAGCCATACAGGCCCTTGCGGTGGGCCGGCGCGCTCTCCACCAGGAAGGCCGTGGCGCTGGCGTACTCGCCGCCGGTGGCAAAACCCTGCAGCATGCGCGCCACCACGATCAGCATCGGCGCGGCCATGCCGATGGCCAGGTAGTCGGGGGCAAAGGCGATCATGGCAATGGACACGGTCATCAGCCGGATGATCATCTGCATCGCCGCCTTGCGGCCCTTGCGGTCGGAATACATGCCCAGCAACACGCCGCCCACCGGGCGCATGAAGAAGCCGACGCCGAAGGTGGCCAGGGCCATCAGCAGCGAGGCGTATTCGTCGTCGGAGGGGAAGAACTGCCGGGCGATGATGCTGGCCAGAAAGCCGTACACGATAAAGTCATACCACTCCAGGGCGTTGCCGATGACGGCGGCGACCACTTGCCGGGTACGCGACACGCCGGTGCTCGAAGTCTGCATAGGAAACACTCCACACAATGATTGGGTGATCGCCCAGGCGCGGTCGCGCCCGGGTTCCAGCGGCAGTCGTCAAAAGGAAAGGTCAGGCGGGCGCGAGCCAGCGCTCTGCCAGCGCGCCCCAGTAGGCGGCGCCGGTCAGCAGGATGTCGTCGTTGAAGTCGTAGGCCGGGTTGTGCACCATCGGCCGCGATACGCCATTGCCGATGAACAGGTAGGCGCCGGGGCAGCGTTGCAGCATCCAGGCGAAGTCTTCGCTGCCCATCAGCTTGCGGGTGTTGCCATCCACTGCCTCGGCACCGAGCAATTCCACTCCCACCTGCCGGGCGAAGGCGTTTTCCGCGGCATGGTTGACCAACACCGGGTAGGCCGGGCGGTGTTCGATGGTGGCGCTGCAGCCAAAGCTCTCGGCCTGGCTGACGATAATCGCCCGCACCCGCTCCAGGGTCTGCGCCCGCACCTCGGCGTTCAGCGCGCGCAGGCTCAGGCGCAGCAGCGCCTGCTGCGGGATCACGTTGGCCGCTTCGCCGGCCTGCAAGGCGCCGACGGTAACCACGGCCGCCTCCTGCGCATCGATATTGCGCGCCACCACGGTTTGCAGGGCCATCACCACACTGGCCGCCGCCACCAGCGGGTCGACGGTCAGGTGCGGCATCGAGCCATGGCCGCCAACCCCGTCGAGGGTCACCGTGAGCAGGTCTTGCGAGGCCATCATCGGCCCTTCGCGGAAGCCCAGGTGCCCCGCCGGCAGCCCGGGCATGTTGTGCATGCCGAACAGTGCATCGCAAGGGAAGCGCTCCAGCAAACCATCGGCCAGCATCGCCTCGGCACCACCCTGGCCCTCTTCGGCCGGCTGGAAGATCAGTGTCAGTGTCCCGTCGAACTGCCGGGTCGCCGCCAGGTAGCGCGCGGCGCCAAGCAGCATGGTGGTATGCCCGTCATGGCCGCAGGCGTGCATGCAGCCCTGGTGCTGGCTGCTGTACGCGGCGCCGGTAGCCTCGTGGATGGGCAGCGCATCCATGTCGGCGCGCAGGCCCAGGCGGCGTGGGCTGCTGCCATTGCGCAGTACGCCGACCACGCCGGTCCTGCCGATACCGGTGTGCACTTCATAGCCCCATTCTTCGAGCAGTCGGGCAACCAGCGCCGAAGTGCGGCTTTCTTCGAAGCCCAGTTCCGGGTGAGCGTGGATATCGTGACGGATTGCGTGCAGGTCGCTGGCCACATCGTTCAGCCAGGCCAGGATGTGCTGATGTCGGGACATGTAGAGTCTCCTTGCGCGGGTGGATTCCCGTTCTTGTTGTTCGCCTTGAGGTCACGACGGGTGAGGCAGGTCGTGCTTGGCTGACAGATAAGCGCGAGGAAGCTGGGAGCACAATCGAATCTGGTTTCACACGGTGGAACACAAAGTCGTGCCTTTGCTGTTACCTTGAACGCACTGTTCAGCCAAAGCCAAGGACTGCGTCATGCCCCCACGCCCCACCACCCCCACCGGTTTCATCCGCGTCCGTGGCGCCCGCGAGCACAACCTCAAGAACATCGATGTCGATATCCCCCGTGATGCACTGGTGGTGTTCACCGGCGTGTCCGGCTCGGGCAAGTCCTCGCTGGCCTTCTCCACCCTCTACGCCGAAGCCCAGCGCCGCTACTTCGAATCGGTCGCGCCCTATGCCCGGCGCCTGATCGACCAGGTCGGCGTGCCGGACGTCGACGCCATCGAAGGCTTGCCCCCGGCCGTGGCCCTGCAGCAGCAACGCGGCACGCCGAGTGCACGTTCCTCGGTGGGCAGCGTGACCACCCTGTCCAGTTCGATCCGCATGCTCTACTCCCGCGCCGGCCACTACCCGGCCGGCCAGTCGATGCTGTATGCCGAGGATTTCTCGCCCAACACGCCGCAGGGCGCCTGCCCGGAATGCCATGGCATGGGCCGGGTCTACGAAGTGAACGAAGCGACCATGGTCCCCGACCCGTCGCTGACCATCCGCGAGCGCGCCGTGGCGGCGTGGCCGATGGCCTGGCAGGGGCAGAACCTGCGCGACATCCTGGTGACGCTGGGCTATGACGTCGATACCCCCTGGCGCGACCTGCCACAGGCGCAGCGTGACTGGATCCTGTTCACCGAAGAAACGCCCACCGCGCCGGTGTATGCCGGGCTGACCCCGGCGCAGACCCGCGCCGCCCTCAAGCGCAAGCTAGAGCCCAGCTACCAGGGCACGTTCATGGGTGCCCGGCGTTACGTGCTGCACACCTTCATGCACTCGCAAAGCGCGCAGATGCGCAAGCGCGTTGCCCAGTTCATGCGCCCCAGCCCGTGCCCGCTGTGCCAGGGCAAGCGCCTGAAGCGCGAGGCCCTGGGGG
Encoded here:
- a CDS encoding citrate-proton symporter yields the protein MQTSSTGVSRTRQVVAAVIGNALEWYDFIVYGFLASIIARQFFPSDDEYASLLMALATFGVGFFMRPVGGVLLGMYSDRKGRKAAMQMIIRLMTVSIAMIAFAPDYLAIGMAAPMLIVVARMLQGFATGGEYASATAFLVESAPAHRKGLYGSWQLVGQCLAVFSGAAMVALVTHLCTPAALDSWGWRIPFVLGLLIGPVGLWIRKHMEEPEEFIEARRQAKGQSPSLWQVLREHRRSLLVSMGLACGATVSFYVVLVNMPTFAHKNLGLPLDQVLLVQMLAVGLMTVVIPLSGALSDRLGRRPVLMAFTLAFFVMVYPLYVWVAAAPSLERLLVMQLLLCTAIGGFFGPAPTALAEQFPVEVRSTGVSVAYNVAVMVFGGFAPLIVTWLSKVLGTPVAPSFYVLFACLLTLLGTYCLKEAPRAGKPAAFNLGVKP
- a CDS encoding amidase, whose translation is MPLAIDPIVALDAEALSRAIHARQMSCREVMQAYLAHIERFNPQVNALVSLRPAEALLAEADERDRELGRGHSRGWMHGMPQAVKDLAATAGLRTTLGSPLFAEQVPEQDAISVARVRASGALIVGKSNVPEFGLGSQTYNTLFGTTTNAYDPGKVAGGSSGGAAAALAMRLLPVADGSDMMGSLRNPAAFNNVYGLRPSQGRVPHGPVPELFVQQLATEGPMGRSVVDVARLLSTQAGFDARAPLSLGEGRRDFAAGLQRDFRGVRVGWLGDYNGYLAMDDGVLGLCEAALADFAELGCRVEACQPVFDLARLWQCWLTHRHFLVHGNLAAAYADPGKRALLKPEAQWEVEGGLQLSAAAVYQASVARSDWYRALGQLFERYDYLLLPSAQVFPFDARQPWPTVVGGRAMDTYHRWMEVVIGPTLAGLPSISVPVGFNAAGLSMGLQIIGPAQADHAVLQLAHAHEQLTRWVARRPPRSLQAP
- a CDS encoding M20 aminoacylase family protein, with protein sequence MSRHQHILAWLNDVASDLHAIRHDIHAHPELGFEESRTSALVARLLEEWGYEVHTGIGRTGVVGVLRNGSSPRRLGLRADMDALPIHEATGAAYSSQHQGCMHACGHDGHTTMLLGAARYLAATRQFDGTLTLIFQPAEEGQGGAEAMLADGLLERFPCDALFGMHNMPGLPAGHLGFREGPMMASQDLLTVTLDGVGGHGSMPHLTVDPLVAAASVVMALQTVVARNIDAQEAAVVTVGALQAGEAANVIPQQALLRLSLRALNAEVRAQTLERVRAIIVSQAESFGCSATIEHRPAYPVLVNHAAENAFARQVGVELLGAEAVDGNTRKLMGSEDFAWMLQRCPGAYLFIGNGVSRPMVHNPAYDFNDDILLTGAAYWGALAERWLAPA